The DNA sequence CTGCGATGGTCAATttctgattatttttttttatcaaaactgAGAGATTGATAAATATTTAGGAAATAACGAGAAATTGATTTCATAATTTGATAATATGAGGCCGTTTTAAACGATGAAGATTAAAAATCAGAAATACGAACAAGAGCCATCTGCCTATCTGATGGGTCAAGAATTATGAAAGTAAGGATCTATGATCAAACGAGAATGAGAGCATGTCCAACGGCGTTGGTTATAATTGTCggttaaattggacctgtaagacataatgtaaaatttgctgaacctgtaagacattttgctacaatagtactggctatattggttgattataatttaaaaatagtatgttattaatattttaaattgttaaaatagaatatatcagttcaatatgataataaattatgtacaatcttcctacagattttcttacagacctgtagaggttcgacaaatttaatcatccataggaggttggctaaacttatagacaacagctcatcatggttggagttgagtttttggagctgttggttaaatctttttattttaagtatgtcaaCTCATCTTTTAACCGAtggctttagatggttggaaATGCTCTAAGTGATTATTTCATATAACaaatttactaattaaaatataactaatatatttGGACATTGATTAAGATTATCAAGTATGTGTTGAAtgtatttctaaaaaaattctcaagataaatttataaatttataaaatatcaacaatatcaataaattttagCGAAAATCGAACTCATAAGAACGAAGGTGGCAAATTGTTGTTACTAAATAAATTCACTGTGCAACTGTACGAGTGTGCGACATCAAGAAAAATACAAGTGACAGCACTAAGTGAAttacggtttggctagtgtgtgtccatgggcacatgctaagcacggaaatttttgtatttggaagattttgattggtttggttggtgtatttgcaggggggtccaccattattatgagataggagccaatcaaaatgatccaagcacaaaattttccgcgcttagcatgtgcccatgggcacaccacagAAAAACCGAATTATTATTACAAGCTACAATACAAAGGGTCTCGGCGCATACATGACTGCAAACACTGATTTTAAGTTAGTTTAAGAAAATTACAGACCAACCATTACACAGTCTCTCCctctcattttattttttttacaattttcatattatttaacatatatatatgtcatgGCTCATCCATTACCGTTTTTGTCAAAATtcgaataaatttaattaattacctACTTTTTTTGTAAGATAATTAATTACCTACTTAATATCACTAGTTTAATGTATCGAATAAGCGAGATCTATAAATACCAATAACCCATTTAATATTATTGAACGATTTGAGTGATTAGTTTGATAATCAACCCAACAAATAATCATAAGTTACATGAATACGAGTTTATCATAACAGTTAGTTGGGTTTGATATGAATTCGGTTGCAAGATTGGttgttataaataataacttTACATGATATATATGTGAGAAATATTACATACCctgaaaattattttccaaattttccaatttctttattgagaattttattttcaatcataTTACTAATGAAACCTATATATATACCTAAATCGTTTTTCTTTTTGCAAAACCAAATTGTcttgttatataatataaactaaaCCAAACATATTCAATATATCCCGTTTAGAAGCAGAGTGATTGTTTTCGTGAAGACTCCCAGCTTTTGTGAAGATCCCCGGCTCAGTGCACATTAAATAACATTGTATGCGATATAATAGTGATATAATATCTTAACTCATGGTGTTATCCACATGAGATTTACCTAAACAATTCTGTTTATCGACAATGAGTGATAGTGATGAAACAGATATATTAAACTGGATAAGAACTGTCATTACACACTTTCTTAAATTAACTTGATTCTTTTGGTGTAATCCATCCACGTCGATTATCTTTTATTCTCATGTAAAAGGAAGGTgaataatatatgtaataaataaacttttcatcagaataatcaaaataaattaaaataatagacAGTTTTACCccacttattttttacaaacaAATTTTATCTCTAAGATATGATCACCAACACAGTGTTACTTTGATCCAGCAATTCCATTTTCTCCCGATAACAAATCAACGCATAATTACGTGCCACTTCACCGAGTCAATTCATAATTACGCGCATTATAAATTTATCAAGAATTCACCCCGTCAATTCACAATATACGCGTGTAATAACGTCTCTATATAATTAATCATCAGACGGTTCATTCTTCATCAGACACGACATAGACACAAACAGGGTTTTTATTACACACAGACACATACATATGCATGTATCTATAGGCTGTCTTTGAAAAGctaaaagacaagacaaacaaaCGGCTTCTTCTTCTTTATATACACACCCTGCTTGCCACCCGTTAACTCATCACACCATCTTGCTTAATCTGTCTAATAATCTCttgattctttttttattttttgtcattttATTGTAGCCCAAGTTTTTGTTTTACTTGTTTTTGTGtcaagatttgattttgattgagGATTTGTGGTGTTTGGGTGGTTTGATTGAATACCCATTAGGCCATTTGGTGAAAGTTGTGATCTTTATTGGGAGTTTGATTGCGTTGTGGTTGGATTTGTGTTTTGATCTTGTTGTGTTGGAATTGAGAGATGTGGAGTTGGGTGAATAGGTTTTGTGAGAAAGTGTCTGCAATGGTGGAAGGGGGATCTGGTTATTGTTCTAAGAAGTCTGATGATTTTTGTGGATCTGATTCTGATGAGGTGAataccctctctctctctctctccccccccccccctctctctctctctctgtgatTACATGTTTACATTGCTgtgatttgtttgattttgggctatgtttttgagttttgattttgtttttcacATTAATATGTTACAAGTTATGTTAGGGTCATGATTATTAAGGGAAGAAATGCCTAATTTGAACATGATTGTAAAAATTTCCATTGttaaatcatcatcatcatcatatatTTAGAAACACACAAATTTGGTTTAGTGTACAGATTTTTGTGTATGTTAACTTGACTCATTCATGAGCTGAATCTCAGTTTGAAATATTCCCCCTTTTTTCATATTGTTTACTAGTCAAGGGAATCATTACAGTTAAGAGTCATGACAAGTAGGTAATGTCTATTGGAAAAAGTTAAACTTGGACATCTAGATTTATTCTTTAGTTTATGAAGCTTGTAATTTACTCCTTTAAAGTAGTGGAAGACTGGAAGTAAGAGTTAAAGAACttattctatatgttttatGGACTGTTTTGCTACTGGCCATGTGCTGGTTGATGGTGCCATACACATATGTTTCTGGAAAGTCCCTGAAATTATTGTTTTGTGCAATTTTTATGTTATCTCTttgcttttttaaaaaaataattttgtttcttaTTTGCATATATGCTTGGAACAATCTGAACTGGATATAAATTTGGTCCTTCCTTTTCTGTGCCTTCTTAGTTCTTATACAGGCTCTTATGAAAGTTATGTTTTTCTGTACTACAGGAATCTGGCCGTGTTCTGAGCATGTCAAGATTACGTTGCATAATGAGGGGAATAGATTTGAAAACATATCTCTTCTTTTTCGTTATGATCCCAACTTGCGTACTTGGTGTATATATGCATGGACAGAAAATATCATATTTCTTGAGGCCTCTATGGGAAGCACCACCTAAAccatttcatgaaattcctcaCTATTACCATGAGAATGTGTCGATGGAGAATTTGTGCAAACTTCATGGTTGGGGTATCCGTGAGTTCCCTAGACGGGTATATGATGCAGTTTTATTCAGTAATGAAGTGGACCTCCTTACAATTAGGTGGAAAGAATTGCATCCTTATGTAACAGAATTTGTTCTGCTAGAGTCAAATTCAACATTTACTGGATTGCCTAAACCACTTGTTTTTGCCAGCAACAGagataaatttaaattcattgaATCACGGTTGACGTATGGTAAAATTCCTGGAAGATATCAGAGAGGTAAAAATCCATTTGTCGAGGAGGCATATCAACGGCTAGCATTGGATTTTCTTCTTAAGCAAGCTGGTATTCAAGATGATGATTTGTTGATAATGTCAGATGTTGATGAGATACCAAGTCGACATACTATCAATTTATTGAGGTGGTGCGATGACACACCCCAAGTCCTTCATCTACGGTTGAAGAACTACCTTTACTCTTTTGAGTTTCTGTTGGACAATAATAGTTGGAGGGCTTCAGTTCATAGATATCAGTCCGGAAAGACGAAATATGCACATTATCGCCAGTCAGATGACATCTTAGCAGATGCTGGATGGCACTGCAGCTTCTGTTTCAGGAATATAAAAGATTTTGTATTTAAGATGAAAGCATACAGTCATTTTGATCGAGTGAGGTTCAATAAATTCTTGAATCCTAAAAGAGTTCAGAAGGTAATTTGCAAAGGGTCCGACTTGTTTGATATGCTTCCAGAGGAGTACACTTTCAAGGATATCATAGGGAAAATGGGGCCTATACCCCATTCGTATTCTGCTGTTCATCTTCCATCCTATCTTCTGCAGAATGCTGACTTCTATAGATATCTACTGCCCGGTAATTGCATAAGAGAAAGTGGCTGATTTTCAATCTCTTCTGAGTACTCATCTACTTTTGCAAAGGAAGCCGGAGATGCAGCTGTTCTATGAGTGACTGCGGTGTGTTACTTTGACAACCATGCTACTTGTCCAGCAATATTAGTTTTATTCTTTTAGAAATGTTTGAAAATCTAGCTGTCTAGATTACTGTTCAGATTTCTAGGGTGATGTTCTGTATATAAGAGTAAAGTGGTCCAGATGGGGTAATACTTGATCATATCGATGTCCAAATTAGGGAGGTTGTGATGGTGAGAATGACCTAGTTGTTCTCAGGGGCGTTTGTTTCATGGTTTGTCGCTATAGCCTGAACCTACCCTTTCTTAGAAAAATGCCCAGGAAAATATACATGATTGTAGTTCTCACTCCATTATGTAGGAGATTTTGATTATGAGACTAATCTTTTCGTAATAGTTTTACATAATCTACATTGCTTATATTACCTGAATTTTTAATCGTCTCATACTGCAAGTCTGCAAGTTGTCGTATATTTGTTGTTGTGGTTTAAGTTTCACATGTTCTGGTAGGAATGCTGTGTTGAATAAAAAGCGGTGTCCATAGCTGATCGTATCGACTATCGAGTGTTAGCAAAGCAGCAGCTATTATAATGGTGGTCCGAACTCGTGCAATGACACAACTTATCGAAACGAAGTGGAGACCTTGAAAGGTACTTTGCAGTTCTACTCGTGTTTATTGTGGAAGTGTTGGAAATTCTGGAAAGATTAGTCAAGGATAGTGGCATCAAATCGTCCAATTTCCGAGGTTGAAATTTGTGTTTGTTTAGAAGTATCGAGGCACATACAGTGAAATTGCAATCACAATTTCCTCTATTTTGTTCTCCTGAAACCAGGACCTACTCGTTTATTTATTCCTTGATGCCAACCCGTCGATTTTTCGCGATTATCCCGAATCGGAAAATGTTATCGTGGCTATCCAGATATCAGAATCGGAAAATAAAATCACGTATGATACTTTATAGATTTGATTTTTCGCAATTTTCTGGGATTTATTTTTCGTTTTTTATGACTATCCTGATATCAGAATCGAAAATTTTCAACTTTTCATGATTATTCAGATATCAGAATCGGAAAATAAATCATGTACGATAACTTATTTGTCCAATTTTCGTTACTATCTTGAATCGATTTTTCATCACTACTGAGATGATATCATCTGTCAATTCAACCCGAACCCAAGTTTTTTTTTAGTGAACTCCTGGTATTTGTCACCAAAAACAAATTCCAGGTAACAAATAACCAAACTGAGTTTTTACTGAAAAGTCAAAACTGAACCTAAAATAACCATCTGAAAAGTGAAATCTCACATTTTACCGTATCTGTAATGCCTTTTTCTGGCATTCTGCAACTAAATTATTCTCTGTCTGAATAACACACAAATAGAGGCAGAAATTGAGCAAATCAAAACTGTCCCATCACCTTAATAACTAAAGTTCCATTAAAATACTACTGAAAAGTGAAAACCCA is a window from the Daucus carota subsp. sativus chromosome 8, DH1 v3.0, whole genome shotgun sequence genome containing:
- the LOC108197076 gene encoding uncharacterized protein LOC108197076, producing the protein MWSWVNRFCEKVSAMVEGGSGYCSKKSDDFCGSDSDEESGRVLSMSRLRCIMRGIDLKTYLFFFVMIPTCVLGVYMHGQKISYFLRPLWEAPPKPFHEIPHYYHENVSMENLCKLHGWGIREFPRRVYDAVLFSNEVDLLTIRWKELHPYVTEFVLLESNSTFTGLPKPLVFASNRDKFKFIESRLTYGKIPGRYQRGKNPFVEEAYQRLALDFLLKQAGIQDDDLLIMSDVDEIPSRHTINLLRWCDDTPQVLHLRLKNYLYSFEFLLDNNSWRASVHRYQSGKTKYAHYRQSDDILADAGWHCSFCFRNIKDFVFKMKAYSHFDRVRFNKFLNPKRVQKVICKGSDLFDMLPEEYTFKDIIGKMGPIPHSYSAVHLPSYLLQNADFYRYLLPGNCIRESG